A section of the Roseivirga sp. BDSF3-8 genome encodes:
- the secG gene encoding preprotein translocase subunit SecG, producing MFIIISISIFVALLLILVVLAQNSKGGGLSSQFTGGGANQIIGVKRTTDLLEKVTWTLAIGLVILCVSSSFVIDDTAVVNDEFTSPNLERAREDQPGSLFESTQETLEENAPDQEMEIGTATEEAQEGNDGEPDANDQ from the coding sequence ATGTTTATTATAATATCAATTTCAATTTTCGTTGCCTTGTTATTGATTCTGGTGGTGCTGGCACAGAATTCTAAAGGTGGCGGACTTTCAAGCCAATTTACTGGTGGAGGTGCAAACCAAATCATTGGAGTAAAGCGCACTACCGATCTGCTTGAAAAAGTTACCTGGACTCTGGCCATCGGCCTTGTTATACTCTGTGTATCTTCCAGCTTTGTGATTGATGATACAGCAGTAGTAAATGATGAGTTTACCTCTCCTAACCTGGAGCGGGCCCGTGAAGATCAGCCTGGTTCTCTTTTCGAGTCAACACAGGAAACACTTGAGGAAAATGCTCCTGATCAGGAAATGGAAATAGGAACGGCTACCGAGGAAGCCCAGGAGGGTAATGACGGTGAACCTGACGCTAATGATCAGTAA
- the tnpA gene encoding IS200/IS605 family transposase — protein sequence MSKYRKLSHSFYYCVYHVVWTPKYRHRILRDIVADTLENKIKTICEWKEVKVEELNIQPDHVHLVCSIPPKLSVSDFMGILKGKTAIMMFKNFKSLRRKPYWGNHFWSRGYFVSTVGIDEEKIKRYVKYQEKEDKKEDGDIDIPLFDN from the coding sequence ATGAGCAAGTATCGTAAGCTATCGCATAGCTTTTACTATTGTGTCTATCATGTAGTATGGACCCCGAAGTACCGCCACCGTATACTTCGTGATATTGTTGCAGATACGTTGGAGAATAAGATAAAGACGATATGTGAATGGAAGGAGGTCAAGGTAGAAGAGTTGAACATTCAGCCAGATCACGTTCATTTGGTATGTAGTATACCTCCGAAACTTAGTGTATCAGACTTCATGGGTATTCTCAAGGGTAAGACAGCGATCATGATGTTTAAGAACTTCAAGAGTCTTCGCAGAAAACCCTATTGGGGCAATCATTTTTGGTCACGAGGCTATTTTGTAAGTACGGTAGGCATAGATGAAGAAAAGATAAAGCGGTATGTTAAGTATCAGGAGAAGGAAGATAAGAAAGAGGATGGGGATATAGATATCCCGCTATTCGATAACTGA
- the groES gene encoding co-chaperone GroES — protein MSKLNIKPLADRVVVAPAAAEEKTASGIIIPDTAKEKPQQGEVVAVGNGKKDEPLTVQVGDKILYGKYAGTEITVEGREYLIMRESDIFAIV, from the coding sequence ATGTCAAAATTGAACATTAAGCCTCTTGCAGACAGAGTGGTGGTTGCACCTGCTGCAGCAGAAGAAAAAACCGCTTCCGGTATCATTATTCCTGATACAGCTAAGGAGAAGCCTCAGCAGGGTGAAGTAGTTGCTGTAGGAAATGGCAAAAAGGATGAGCCATTAACCGTTCAGGTAGGAGATAAAATCCTCTATGGTAAGTACGCAGGTACTGAAATCACTGTTGAAGGCAGGGAATACCTTATAATGAGAGAGTCAGATATTTTTGCGATCGTATAA
- the groL gene encoding chaperonin GroEL (60 kDa chaperone family; promotes refolding of misfolded polypeptides especially under stressful conditions; forms two stacked rings of heptamers to form a barrel-shaped 14mer; ends can be capped by GroES; misfolded proteins enter the barrel where they are refolded when GroES binds), with protein MAKNIFFDSEAREKLKKGVDRLADAVKVTLGPKGRNVILDKKFGAPTITKDGVSVAKEIELKDAIENMGAQLVKEVASKTADDAGDGTTTATVLTQAIFAHGIKNVAAGANPMDLKRGIEKAVQAVVANLKEQSRQISDNNEIAQVASISANNDKEIGKMIADAMAKVGTDGVITVEEAKGTETEIKTVEGMQFDRGYQSPYFVTNTEKMEAELENPYILIYDKKISAMKELLPVLEAVAQTGKPLLIISEEVDGEALATLVVNKIRGALKVAAVKAPGFGDRRKAMLEDIAILTGGTVISEERGYKLENATIDYLGTAEKVNIDKDNTTIVNGAGESSNIEARVAEIKAQMESTTSDYDREKLQERLAKLSGGVAILYIGAATEVEMKEKKDRVDDALHATRAAVEEGIIPGGGVAFIRSLTSLDSVDTENEDQSTGVNIIRLALEAPLRTIVSNAGGEGSVIVNEVRNNQGDYGYNARENKFENLISVGIIDPTKVSRLALENAASIASLLLTTECVVADEPEEDGGPAGGGMPPMGGGMGGMM; from the coding sequence ATGGCCAAAAACATTTTCTTCGACTCAGAAGCAAGGGAAAAGTTAAAAAAAGGTGTAGACCGCCTGGCTGATGCAGTTAAGGTAACCCTTGGTCCTAAGGGACGTAATGTTATCCTTGATAAAAAATTCGGAGCCCCCACTATCACAAAGGATGGTGTGTCTGTAGCAAAAGAAATTGAGCTGAAAGACGCTATCGAAAATATGGGTGCTCAACTTGTAAAAGAAGTTGCCTCTAAAACTGCCGATGATGCAGGTGATGGTACTACTACAGCTACCGTGCTTACTCAGGCTATCTTTGCTCACGGTATCAAGAACGTAGCAGCTGGTGCCAACCCGATGGATCTTAAGAGAGGTATAGAGAAAGCTGTCCAGGCTGTTGTTGCTAACCTTAAGGAGCAGAGCCGTCAGATTTCTGATAACAACGAAATTGCTCAGGTTGCCAGCATCTCTGCCAATAACGACAAAGAGATCGGTAAAATGATTGCCGATGCGATGGCGAAAGTTGGTACTGATGGCGTGATCACTGTTGAGGAAGCTAAAGGTACCGAAACTGAGATCAAAACGGTTGAAGGTATGCAATTCGACCGCGGATATCAGTCTCCTTACTTTGTGACTAACACAGAGAAAATGGAAGCTGAGCTTGAGAATCCTTACATCCTGATCTATGATAAAAAGATCAGCGCGATGAAGGAGCTTCTTCCTGTTCTTGAAGCAGTTGCTCAGACTGGAAAACCTCTTCTTATCATCTCTGAAGAAGTAGATGGTGAAGCCCTTGCTACCCTAGTTGTAAACAAGATCCGTGGTGCACTGAAAGTTGCTGCTGTTAAGGCTCCTGGTTTCGGCGACAGAAGAAAAGCTATGCTCGAGGATATTGCCATCCTTACAGGTGGTACTGTCATCTCGGAAGAAAGAGGATACAAACTCGAAAATGCAACTATTGACTATCTTGGTACTGCCGAAAAAGTAAATATCGATAAGGATAACACGACCATCGTAAATGGTGCCGGTGAATCTTCCAATATCGAAGCCCGTGTAGCTGAGATCAAAGCTCAGATGGAAAGCACTACGTCTGACTACGATCGTGAGAAGCTCCAGGAGCGTCTTGCTAAACTTAGTGGTGGTGTTGCTATCCTATACATAGGCGCAGCTACTGAGGTTGAAATGAAAGAGAAGAAAGACCGCGTGGATGACGCCCTGCATGCAACAAGAGCTGCTGTAGAAGAAGGTATCATTCCAGGTGGTGGAGTAGCCTTCATTCGTTCACTGACTTCTCTGGACTCAGTAGATACAGAAAACGAAGATCAGAGCACTGGTGTGAATATCATTCGCCTGGCACTTGAAGCTCCTCTTAGAACAATCGTATCTAACGCCGGTGGTGAAGGTAGCGTGATCGTAAATGAAGTACGTAACAACCAGGGTGACTACGGATATAACGCCCGCGAGAATAAGTTCGAGAATCTGATTTCTGTAGGCATCATTGACCCTACGAAAGTATCTCGCCTTGCATTGGAAAATGCAGCTTCTATTGCTTCTCTCCTGCTGACTACCGAATGTGTAGTAGCTGATGAGCCTGAAGAAGATGGAGGTCCTGCAGGTGGCGGCATGCCTCCAATGGGTGGCGGCATGGGTGGCATGATGTAA
- a CDS encoding SiaC family regulatory phosphoprotein, whose product MTEVFQIRPESSDRTLLQFQGQLDQGKIDDLIINAEAILRNSEPDVKVRKKVFSILVEIFRKLERLSDQGHTTRVTWYYDEEDEDMQESGEDFKEIIRLPVEMVVMNS is encoded by the coding sequence ATGACGGAGGTTTTTCAAATAAGGCCTGAAAGTTCGGACAGGACCCTTCTGCAGTTTCAAGGGCAGCTTGATCAGGGCAAAATCGACGATCTGATCATCAATGCCGAAGCAATCCTTCGAAACTCTGAACCTGATGTTAAAGTCAGAAAAAAAGTTTTTAGTATTTTAGTGGAAATATTCAGAAAACTGGAGCGCCTGAGTGACCAGGGCCATACTACCCGTGTTACCTGGTATTATGATGAAGAGGATGAAGATATGCAAGAGAGCGGAGAGGACTTTAAAGAAATCATCCGTCTTCCGGTTGAAATGGTCGTCATGAATAGCTGA